In Phreatobacter stygius, a genomic segment contains:
- a CDS encoding RNA pyrophosphohydrolase has protein sequence MARFEDLPYRPCVGVVLINRDGLVFAGKRRGPAPEHVDGSHSWQMPQGGIDPGEEPLAAAIRELYEETNVRSATLLAEAPEWFAYDLPPVVAGQAWRGRYRGQTQKWFAFRFDGPDSEIDVAHPGGGHKPEFEAWRWERLAAMPELIIPFKRGVYERVLQTFHPFTR, from the coding sequence ATGGCCCGCTTCGAAGACCTGCCCTACCGCCCCTGTGTCGGGGTGGTGCTGATCAACCGCGACGGCCTCGTCTTTGCCGGCAAGCGCCGAGGGCCGGCGCCCGAACATGTCGATGGCAGCCATTCCTGGCAAATGCCGCAGGGCGGCATCGATCCCGGCGAGGAGCCGCTGGCGGCGGCCATACGCGAGCTCTACGAGGAAACCAATGTCCGCTCGGCGACCCTGCTCGCCGAGGCACCGGAATGGTTCGCCTACGACCTGCCCCCGGTGGTCGCCGGCCAGGCCTGGCGCGGCCGCTATCGCGGGCAGACACAGAAGTGGTTTGCTTTCCGCTTCGACGGTCCGGACAGCGAGATCGACGTCGCCCATCCCGGCGGCGGCCACAAGCCGGAATTCGAGGCCTGGCGCTGGGAGCGCCTGGCCGCCATGCCCGAGCTGATCATCCCGTTCAAGCGCGGCGTCTACGAGCGCGTGCTGCAGACGTTCCACCCGTTCACGCGCTGA
- a CDS encoding divergent polysaccharide deacetylase family protein, which produces MTDDLNAPLGVETKPDARRRFLPPLMPIAAGLVGAAIIMIAGTVLLIRNPLGGEPRAIAAIAAPAPRAAEPVEPRPTPNTTSNEAAAEGGTTINIIDGMSGARREVRVAATPESDRSAGLDPRLTERSAQGPLPRVASDGRKPSEAYARSFRVPNGQQAGLPRVAILIGGLGISQNSTAEAITKLPGAVSLAFAPYGADLERVVMRARSEGHEVFLQVPMEPFDFPDNDPGPQTLLTTLSAERNTERLHWAMSRFQGYAGVVNYMGAKFTASENALAPILRETARRGLMVVDDGTSPRSLVQQIAGSLQQPSLRGDVHLDRVPTPAELDAQLARLEARARERGFALGIGSALPVTIERVTQWARALESRGLMLVPVTAGVARRAPAG; this is translated from the coding sequence ATGACCGATGACCTCAATGCCCCGCTCGGGGTCGAGACCAAGCCAGACGCCAGACGGCGGTTCCTGCCGCCGCTGATGCCGATTGCCGCCGGGCTGGTCGGTGCGGCCATCATCATGATTGCCGGCACGGTATTGCTGATCCGCAATCCGCTGGGCGGCGAGCCCCGCGCCATCGCGGCCATCGCCGCGCCCGCGCCACGGGCCGCCGAACCGGTCGAACCACGGCCGACGCCAAATACCACATCGAATGAGGCGGCGGCCGAGGGCGGCACCACCATCAACATCATCGACGGCATGTCGGGGGCCCGTCGCGAGGTGCGCGTCGCGGCGACCCCGGAGTCCGATCGTTCCGCCGGGCTCGATCCGCGCCTGACCGAACGCAGCGCGCAGGGACCCTTGCCACGGGTCGCCAGCGACGGCCGCAAGCCTTCCGAGGCCTATGCCCGTAGCTTCCGCGTGCCGAACGGCCAGCAGGCCGGCCTGCCGCGGGTCGCGATCCTGATCGGCGGCCTCGGCATCAGCCAGAACAGCACCGCCGAAGCGATCACCAAATTGCCCGGCGCCGTGTCGCTGGCCTTTGCGCCCTATGGCGCGGATCTCGAGCGCGTCGTCATGCGCGCCCGCTCCGAGGGCCACGAAGTGTTCCTGCAGGTGCCGATGGAACCCTTCGACTTTCCCGACAATGATCCGGGCCCGCAGACGCTGCTGACCACGCTGTCGGCCGAACGCAATACCGAGCGGCTGCATTGGGCGATGAGCCGGTTCCAGGGGTATGCCGGTGTGGTCAATTACATGGGCGCCAAGTTCACGGCTTCCGAGAACGCACTCGCGCCGATCCTGCGGGAAACCGCCAGGCGCGGCCTGATGGTGGTCGACGACGGCACCAGCCCGCGCAGCCTGGTGCAGCAGATCGCCGGTTCGCTGCAGCAGCCGAGCCTGCGCGGCGACGTCCATCTCGATCGCGTGCCGACGCCGGCCGAACTCGACGCGCAACTGGCCCGGCTGGAGGCGCGCGCCCGCGAGCGCGGCTTCGCGCTCGGCATCGGTTCGGCCCTGCCGGTGACCATCGAGCGCGTGACGCAATGGGCACGCGCCCTGGAAAGTCGCGGATTGATGCTGGTTCCGGTCACCGCGGGCGTGGCGCGCCGGGCGCCGGCTGGTTAA
- a CDS encoding glutamate-5-semialdehyde dehydrogenase, with amino-acid sequence MPGIDQVMLAIGAEAKAAARRLALAATGQKNTALDAIARAIRAQAGQILAANADDLADARRDGLAASFVDRLTLNPTRIEAMAAGVEIVRDLADPVGAVMAEWDRPNGLHFERVRAPLGVIGVIYESRPNVTVDAGALCLKAGNAVILRGGSDSFRSSRAIHAAIVAGLEAAGLPAAAVSLVPTRDRSAVGLMLQGLGGTVDVIVPRGGRSLVARVQAEARVPVFAHLDGNCHVYVHAGADLAMAEAILVNAKMRRTGVCGAAETLLVDRSVTGSHLKPLVSALLDAGCAVRGDSLTGLADPRVTAATDEDWGTEFLDAIIAVKVVDGLDDAIAHIERYGSHHTDAIITADAAAAERFLAEVDSAIVLHNASTQFADGGEFGFGAEIGIATGKMHARGPVGVEQLTSFKYRVRGTGQLRP; translated from the coding sequence ATGCCGGGCATCGACCAGGTCATGCTGGCGATCGGCGCCGAGGCCAAGGCAGCGGCGCGCCGTCTTGCGCTGGCCGCGACCGGGCAGAAGAATACCGCCCTCGATGCCATCGCAAGGGCGATCCGCGCGCAGGCGGGTCAGATCCTTGCCGCCAATGCCGACGACCTTGCCGATGCCCGGCGCGATGGCCTGGCCGCCTCCTTCGTCGATCGCCTGACGCTCAACCCGACGCGTATCGAGGCGATGGCTGCCGGTGTCGAGATCGTCCGCGATCTCGCCGACCCTGTTGGCGCCGTGATGGCCGAATGGGACCGGCCGAACGGCCTTCATTTCGAGCGCGTACGGGCGCCTCTCGGCGTTATCGGGGTGATCTATGAGAGCCGGCCCAACGTCACGGTCGATGCCGGTGCGCTCTGCCTGAAGGCGGGCAACGCGGTGATCCTGCGTGGCGGCTCCGACAGTTTCCGTTCGTCGCGGGCGATCCATGCCGCGATCGTCGCCGGCCTCGAGGCCGCCGGCCTGCCGGCCGCCGCCGTCTCGCTGGTGCCGACCCGCGATCGTTCGGCGGTCGGCCTGATGCTGCAGGGGCTCGGCGGCACCGTCGACGTCATCGTGCCGCGCGGCGGCAGGAGCCTGGTCGCTCGTGTCCAGGCCGAAGCCCGGGTGCCGGTCTTCGCCCATCTCGACGGCAATTGCCATGTCTATGTCCATGCCGGCGCCGACCTTGCCATGGCCGAAGCCATCCTGGTCAATGCCAAGATGCGCCGCACCGGCGTCTGCGGTGCCGCCGAGACGCTGCTGGTCGATCGATCCGTGACCGGCAGCCATCTGAAGCCGCTGGTCTCGGCCCTGCTCGACGCCGGCTGCGCGGTGCGCGGCGACAGCCTGACCGGCCTGGCCGATCCGCGTGTCACCGCCGCCACGGACGAGGACTGGGGCACCGAATTCCTCGACGCGATCATTGCGGTCAAGGTGGTCGACGGGCTCGATGACGCCATTGCCCATATCGAGCGTTACGGCTCACACCATACCGATGCCATCATCACCGCCGATGCGGCGGCGGCCGAGCGTTTCCTCGCCGAGGTCGACAGCGCCATCGTGCTGCACAATGCCTCGACTCAGTTCGCCGATGGCGGCGAGTTTGGCTTCGGCGCCGAGATCGGCATCGCCACCGGCAAGATGCATGCCCGTGGCCCGGTCGGCGTCGAACAGCTCACCTCGTTCAAATATCGCGTGCGCGGCACGGGACAGCTGCGTCCGTGA
- a CDS encoding nicotinate-nucleotide adenylyltransferase produces the protein MRPLGARIAPRLRRGGARLVLPPHAAGMRIGLFGGSFNPPHDAHRLVALTALKRLGLDAVWWLVTPGNPLKAQGGLAPLAERMTAARRLAAHPAIHVTDIEAGLGTRFTFDTIAALRARCPGVRFVWIMGADNLAQFHRWQNWRGIASLLPIAVVDRPGTGLRAAAGVAATALARYRMNETDGLLLPFARPPAWIFLHGLKSPLSSTAIRALNGNH, from the coding sequence GTGAGGCCACTTGGCGCCCGTATCGCGCCGCGCTTGCGGCGGGGCGGCGCGCGCCTCGTCCTGCCGCCTCATGCGGCGGGCATGCGCATTGGCCTGTTCGGCGGCTCGTTCAATCCGCCGCATGACGCCCATCGGCTGGTCGCGCTGACGGCGCTGAAGCGCCTCGGGCTGGATGCGGTCTGGTGGCTGGTCACGCCGGGCAATCCGCTCAAGGCCCAGGGCGGCCTTGCGCCGCTTGCCGAGCGCATGACCGCGGCGCGGCGGCTTGCCGCCCATCCGGCGATCCATGTCACCGATATCGAGGCCGGGCTCGGTACCCGCTTCACCTTCGATACGATCGCGGCGCTGAGAGCTCGCTGCCCGGGAGTCCGTTTCGTCTGGATCATGGGCGCCGACAATCTCGCCCAGTTTCACCGCTGGCAGAACTGGCGCGGCATTGCGAGCCTTCTGCCGATCGCCGTCGTAGACCGGCCGGGCACCGGCCTGCGCGCCGCCGCCGGCGTTGCCGCCACGGCGCTCGCCCGCTACCGAATGAACGAGACCGACGGCCTGCTCCTGCCTTTCGCCCGGCCGCCAGCCTGGATCTTCCTGCACGGACTGAAGTCGCCGCTGTCGTCGACGGCCATCCGCGCGCTGAACGGCAATCATTAA
- a CDS encoding response regulator, translated as MSKKVEQLLSSVDVLVVDDNQFMRKVVRNILNNIGIKTVHEAADGLAGLEYIRLHAPDIVILDWEMPMLNGAEMLRIVRNPATFPMPDVPIIMLTSHLERWRVVEANRLGVHEFVAKPISGKALLERIVSIIARPRPMVHLDGYYGPEPRKLVIEPRLRARKVPEAANIA; from the coding sequence ATGTCAAAGAAGGTCGAACAGCTCTTGTCGAGCGTCGATGTTCTGGTGGTCGATGACAACCAGTTCATGCGCAAGGTCGTGCGCAACATCCTCAACAATATCGGCATCAAGACCGTCCACGAGGCGGCAGATGGTCTGGCGGGTCTCGAATATATCCGCCTGCATGCACCTGATATCGTCATTCTCGACTGGGAAATGCCGATGCTGAACGGCGCCGAGATGCTGCGCATCGTGCGCAACCCGGCAACTTTCCCGATGCCCGACGTGCCGATCATCATGCTGACCTCGCATCTCGAGCGCTGGCGCGTGGTGGAAGCCAACCGGCTCGGCGTGCACGAGTTCGTCGCCAAGCCGATCTCCGGCAAGGCGCTGCTCGAGCGCATCGTCTCGATCATCGCCCGGCCTCGGCCGATGGTTCATCTGGACGGCTATTACGGCCCGGAGCCGCGCAAGCTGGTGATCGAGCCGCGGCTGCGCGCGCGCAAGGTTCCGGAAGCCGCCAACATCGCCTGA
- a CDS encoding L-2-amino-thiazoline-4-carboxylic acid hydrolase, with amino-acid sequence MADAPSAATKPAAHPQGLSMIEKRRIEAEILKHVYDELKASQGIEVAKRTIGEAVRRSAVEQAGRFAAQSPEGTSLQAFIDMQSLWTQGGALEVEVVGQTSDTYAFNVTRCRYSEMYKDMGLGEIGHLLSCQRDGTFCEGYDKKLKLDRTQTIMQGASHCDFRFRYETGKSG; translated from the coding sequence ATGGCCGACGCCCCATCCGCCGCTACCAAGCCTGCCGCCCATCCCCAGGGCCTCTCGATGATCGAGAAGCGCCGGATCGAGGCGGAAATCCTCAAGCATGTCTATGATGAGCTGAAGGCGAGCCAGGGCATCGAGGTGGCCAAGCGCACCATTGGCGAGGCGGTGCGCCGCTCGGCGGTGGAACAGGCCGGGCGTTTCGCCGCCCAGTCGCCCGAGGGCACGTCGCTCCAGGCCTTCATCGACATGCAGTCGTTGTGGACCCAAGGCGGCGCGCTGGAGGTCGAGGTGGTCGGGCAGACGTCCGACACCTATGCGTTCAATGTCACCCGCTGCCGCTACTCGGAAATGTACAAGGACATGGGCCTTGGCGAGATCGGCCACCTCTTGTCATGCCAGCGCGACGGCACCTTCTGCGAAGGCTATGACAAGAAGCTGAAGCTGGACCGGACACAAACCATCATGCAGGGCGCCAGCCACTGCGATTTCCGCTTCCGCTACGAGACCGGCAAGTCGGGCTGA
- a CDS encoding DUF1993 domain-containing protein, giving the protein MATTLSDLSVPIFVQMLTSLSGLLDKAAAFAEAKKVDPKVLLDSRLAPDMFALARQVQLATDFAKGPCSRLVGIDPPKYPDVETSISELKERIAKTISFVTGLDKAVIDAAADKDVTITVAGQPMTFKGKAYLAHMALPNFYFHVTMAYAILRENGLDIGKRDYVGKVPA; this is encoded by the coding sequence ATGGCCACGACGCTCTCCGACCTGTCCGTGCCGATCTTCGTGCAAATGCTGACCAGCCTGTCCGGGCTGCTCGACAAGGCGGCGGCCTTCGCCGAAGCCAAGAAGGTGGATCCGAAAGTGCTGCTCGACAGCCGGCTGGCGCCCGACATGTTCGCGCTCGCCCGTCAGGTCCAGCTCGCCACCGATTTCGCCAAGGGGCCATGCTCGCGGCTGGTCGGCATCGATCCGCCGAAATATCCCGACGTCGAAACCAGCATTTCCGAACTGAAGGAACGGATCGCCAAGACCATCAGCTTCGTCACCGGCCTGGACAAGGCAGTGATCGACGCGGCCGCCGACAAGGACGTGACGATCACCGTCGCCGGCCAGCCGATGACCTTCAAGGGCAAGGCCTATCTCGCCCATATGGCGCTGCCGAACTTCTATTTCCACGTCACCATGGCCTACGCCATCCTGCGTGAGAACGGCCTCGACATCGGCAAGCGCGACTATGTCGGCAAGGTGCCGGCCTGA
- the recF gene encoding DNA replication/repair protein RecF (All proteins in this family for which functions are known are DNA-binding proteins that assist the filamentation of RecA onto DNA for the initiation of recombination or recombinational repair.): MPAAIPRAADQSVPVQGRVTRIGLSRFRSYATAQIAPDAALVVLAGPNGAGKTNVLEALSLLTPGRGLRRATLGEIACDQGDGGWAVNAAVEGAYGEAVLGTGIEAGDVEVRTRLCRIDRVAVGSAAAFAEHVRVVWLTPAMDGLFLGSGGERRRFLDRLVLAVDAEHGGRVNALERSLRARNRLLEDVSPDPAWLDAVEHETAELAVAVAAARAETVHRLAGLIEATKDPASPFPWAALALDGAVEAAVLTRPAVEVEDDYRAVLRDHRSRDRAAGRTTQGPHLTDLLAVHGPSGAPAERCSTGQQKALLVGLVLAHARLVAEMAGFTPIVLLDEVAAHLDPERRAALYDALEKLGAQVWMTGADPAAFEALRSRADLFAVTPGTIARA, translated from the coding sequence ATGCCTGCTGCGATTCCCCGTGCTGCCGATCAATCCGTGCCGGTCCAGGGCCGCGTCACCCGGATCGGGCTGTCGCGCTTCAGGAGCTATGCCACGGCCCAGATCGCGCCCGACGCGGCATTGGTCGTGCTGGCCGGCCCGAACGGCGCCGGCAAGACCAATGTGCTCGAGGCCCTGTCGCTGCTGACCCCCGGCCGCGGCCTCAGGCGGGCGACGCTCGGCGAGATCGCCTGCGACCAGGGCGATGGCGGCTGGGCGGTCAATGCCGCGGTCGAGGGCGCCTATGGCGAAGCCGTGCTCGGCACCGGCATCGAGGCTGGCGATGTCGAGGTCCGCACCAGGCTCTGCCGCATCGACCGGGTGGCGGTCGGTTCCGCCGCGGCCTTCGCCGAACATGTCCGGGTGGTCTGGCTGACGCCGGCCATGGACGGCCTGTTCCTCGGCTCGGGCGGCGAGCGGCGGCGCTTCCTCGACCGCCTAGTCCTGGCGGTCGATGCCGAACATGGCGGGCGGGTCAACGCGCTGGAGCGCTCGCTGCGGGCGCGCAACCGCCTGCTCGAGGACGTGTCGCCCGATCCGGCCTGGCTTGACGCGGTCGAGCACGAGACGGCGGAACTGGCGGTGGCGGTCGCCGCCGCGCGTGCCGAGACGGTGCACCGGCTCGCCGGCCTGATCGAGGCGACCAAGGATCCGGCCTCGCCCTTCCCCTGGGCCGCGCTGGCCCTCGACGGCGCCGTCGAAGCCGCGGTGCTGACGCGTCCGGCGGTCGAGGTCGAGGATGATTACCGCGCCGTGCTGCGCGACCACCGGTCACGCGACCGCGCCGCCGGCCGCACCACCCAGGGGCCGCACCTGACCGACCTTCTGGCGGTACATGGTCCGTCCGGCGCGCCCGCCGAGCGCTGCTCGACCGGTCAGCAGAAGGCGCTGCTGGTTGGCCTGGTGCTGGCCCACGCCCGCCTGGTCGCCGAAATGGCCGGCTTCACGCCGATCGTGCTGCTGGACGAGGTGGCCGCCCATCTCGACCCGGAGCGGCGGGCCGCGCTTTACGATGCGCTCGAGAAGCTCGGCGCCCAGGTCTGGATGACCGGCGCCGATCCGGCGGCGTTTGAAGCCCTCAGGAGCCGCGCCGATCTGTTTGCCGTGACGCCCGGGACGATCGCCCGGGCGTGA
- a CDS encoding TerC family protein, producing MDSNFWIGLLQIIWIDLLLSGDNAVVIALACRGLPEKQRKIGIILGAGAAVGLRILFALIITYLLAIPLLKLVGGLLLLWVAVKLASDDGEEAHSELEETDNLWKAVKTVAIADAVMSLDNVLAIAAASHGNVWLFIFGLALTIPLIVAGSGMVLALIERFPIFVWAGAALLGWIAGDMVVNDPLVLKQLAAWNPSMVQLDPNPAIGLKASPWPHYIAAVAGAIGVVLIGAFLRRRPKAGPEHA from the coding sequence ATGGACAGCAATTTTTGGATAGGCCTTCTCCAGATCATCTGGATCGACCTCCTTCTGTCCGGCGACAACGCCGTGGTCATCGCACTGGCCTGCCGGGGTCTGCCGGAAAAGCAGCGCAAGATCGGCATCATCCTGGGCGCCGGCGCGGCGGTCGGCCTGCGCATCCTCTTCGCGCTGATCATCACCTATCTCCTGGCCATTCCGCTGCTGAAGCTTGTCGGTGGCCTGCTGCTGCTCTGGGTCGCAGTCAAGCTCGCCTCCGATGACGGCGAGGAGGCGCACAGCGAACTCGAAGAGACCGACAACCTGTGGAAGGCGGTCAAGACCGTGGCGATCGCCGACGCGGTGATGAGCCTCGACAACGTGCTGGCGATCGCCGCCGCCTCCCATGGCAATGTCTGGCTGTTCATCTTCGGCCTCGCCCTGACCATTCCGCTGATCGTCGCGGGCTCGGGCATGGTGCTCGCCCTGATCGAGCGTTTCCCGATCTTCGTCTGGGCCGGCGCCGCCCTGCTCGGCTGGATCGCCGGCGACATGGTCGTCAACGACCCGCTGGTGCTGAAGCAGCTGGCCGCCTGGAATCCCAGCATGGTCCAGCTCGATCCCAACCCGGCGATCGGCCTGAAGGCCAGCCCCTGGCCGCATTACATCGCAGCCGTCGCCGGCGCGATCGGCGTGGTGCTGATCGGGGCCTTTCTCCGCCGCCGGCCGAAGGCCGGCCCCGAGCACGCCTGA
- a CDS encoding TerC family protein has protein sequence MDFSSLSLVGIVQVIWINIILSGDNAVVIALACRALPERQRLIGMVLGAGVAILLRVIFTLFVATLLDMPFLRLIGGLLLLWIAIKLIADDSHDGDEIKASDQLWYAVRTVAIADAVMSLDNVLAIAAVAKDNTTMLVMGLVISIPLIVAGASIIMKLLEKLPILIWAGAALLGWLAGDMMLHDPMTIKVLGSEFAHRIELPAEIVGAVLVVAIAYLMKRREARAAA, from the coding sequence ATGGACTTCAGCTCGCTGAGCCTTGTCGGCATCGTCCAGGTCATCTGGATCAACATCATCCTGTCCGGTGACAATGCGGTGGTCATCGCGCTCGCCTGCCGGGCTCTGCCGGAGCGGCAGCGGTTGATCGGCATGGTGCTGGGCGCCGGCGTCGCCATCCTGCTGCGGGTCATCTTCACGCTGTTCGTCGCCACCTTGCTCGACATGCCCTTCCTCAGGCTGATCGGCGGGCTGCTGCTGCTCTGGATCGCGATCAAGCTGATTGCCGACGACAGCCATGACGGCGACGAGATCAAGGCTTCCGACCAGCTCTGGTACGCGGTCAGGACCGTTGCCATCGCCGACGCCGTGATGAGCCTCGACAATGTGCTGGCGATCGCGGCCGTCGCCAAGGACAACACGACCATGCTGGTCATGGGCCTGGTCATCTCGATCCCGCTGATCGTCGCAGGCGCCTCGATCATCATGAAGCTGCTGGAAAAGCTGCCGATCCTGATCTGGGCCGGCGCCGCGCTGCTCGGCTGGCTCGCCGGCGACATGATGCTGCACGACCCGATGACCATCAAGGTCCTGGGCAGCGAATTCGCCCACCGGATAGAGCTTCCCGCCGAGATCGTCGGAGCTGTCCTGGTGGTCGCGATCGCCTATCTGATGAAGCGTCGGGAAGCCCGGGCTGCGGCCTAA
- a CDS encoding tartrate dehydrogenase → MARSNTYKLAVIPGDGIGKEVMPEGVRVLEAAAKKYKFSVDLDHFDFSSYDYYEKHGRMMPEDWKARIGSHDAIFFGAVGLPAKIPDHISLWGSLLLMRREFDQYVNLRPVKLMPGVPAPLANRKPGDIDFFVVRENTEGEYSSIGGRMFPGTEREFVVQETVMTRIGVDRILKYAFELAKKRPRKKLTSATKSNGIAITMPYWDERVAEMKKAYPEVSVDQYHIDILTAHFVLNPDRFDVVVASNLFGDILSDLGPACTGTIGIAPSGNINPDRKFPSLFEPVHGSAPDIAGKGIANPVGQIWSAAMMLDHLGETEAAAAIVRAIEEVLAKADYRTGDLGGKANTIACGQAIADAIA, encoded by the coding sequence ATGGCCCGCTCGAACACCTACAAGCTCGCGGTCATCCCCGGCGACGGCATCGGCAAGGAGGTCATGCCGGAAGGCGTGCGCGTGCTCGAGGCCGCGGCGAAGAAATACAAGTTCTCGGTCGATCTCGATCATTTCGACTTCTCGTCCTACGACTATTACGAGAAGCACGGCCGGATGATGCCGGAGGACTGGAAGGCCAGGATCGGCAGCCATGACGCCATCTTCTTCGGCGCCGTCGGCCTGCCGGCGAAGATCCCGGATCATATTTCGCTGTGGGGCTCGCTGCTGCTGATGCGCCGTGAGTTCGACCAATATGTCAATCTGCGCCCGGTGAAGCTGATGCCGGGCGTGCCGGCGCCGCTCGCCAACCGCAAGCCCGGCGATATCGACTTCTTCGTGGTGCGCGAGAACACCGAGGGCGAATATTCGTCGATCGGCGGGCGCATGTTCCCGGGCACCGAGCGCGAGTTCGTGGTGCAGGAAACCGTAATGACCCGCATCGGCGTCGACCGGATCCTGAAATATGCCTTCGAGCTGGCCAAGAAGCGCCCGCGCAAGAAGCTGACCAGCGCCACCAAGTCGAACGGCATCGCGATCACCATGCCCTATTGGGACGAGCGGGTCGCCGAGATGAAGAAGGCCTATCCCGAGGTTTCCGTCGACCAGTACCATATCGACATCCTGACCGCCCATTTCGTGCTCAATCCGGATCGTTTCGACGTGGTCGTCGCCTCCAACCTGTTCGGCGACATCCTGTCCGATCTCGGCCCGGCCTGCACCGGCACGATCGGCATTGCGCCGTCGGGCAATATCAATCCGGACCGCAAGTTCCCCTCGCTGTTCGAACCGGTGCACGGCTCGGCGCCCGACATTGCCGGCAAGGGCATCGCCAATCCGGTCGGGCAGATCTGGTCGGCGGCGATGATGCTCGATCATCTCGGCGAGACCGAAGCGGCGGCGGCCATCGTGCGCGCCATCGAAGAGGTGCTGGCCAAGGCCGACTACCGCACCGGCGATCTCGGCGGCAAGGCGAATACGATCGCTTGCGGCCAGGCGATCGCCGACGCGATCGCCTGA
- a CDS encoding tartrate dehydrogenase, whose amino-acid sequence MKTHRIAAIPGDGIGKEVIAAGIEVLEALARRDGGFTLAFDHFDWGSDYYKAHGLMMPEDGRDQIRNHDAIYFGAVGAPDVPDHISLWGLRLAICQPFDQYANVRPTRVLPGITSPLRHVSGPELDWVIVRENSEGEYAGVGGRVHRGLPEEVATDVSMMTRTGVVRIIRFAFEMARSRPRKLLTVVTKSNAQRHAMVMWDEIAAEVARDYPDVTWDKMLVDAMTMRMTMKPETIDTVVATNLHADILSDLAAALAGSLGIAPTANLNPERRFPSMFEPIHGSAFDITGKGIANPIGTFWTATMMLEHLGEKPAADRLMRAIERVTADPDLHTPDLGGKATTRQVTDAVIASIGADNA is encoded by the coding sequence ATGAAGACCCACAGGATCGCGGCCATTCCCGGCGACGGGATCGGCAAGGAAGTCATCGCCGCCGGCATCGAAGTGCTCGAGGCGCTGGCCAGGCGCGATGGCGGTTTCACCCTGGCCTTCGACCATTTCGACTGGGGTTCGGACTATTACAAGGCCCACGGCCTGATGATGCCGGAGGACGGTCGCGACCAGATCCGCAATCACGATGCGATCTATTTCGGCGCCGTCGGCGCACCCGACGTGCCCGACCACATCTCGCTCTGGGGGCTCCGACTGGCGATCTGCCAGCCGTTCGACCAATATGCCAATGTCCGTCCGACCCGCGTGCTGCCGGGCATCACCAGCCCGCTGCGCCATGTCTCCGGTCCCGAGCTCGACTGGGTCATCGTGCGGGAGAATTCCGAGGGCGAATATGCCGGCGTCGGCGGACGGGTGCATCGCGGATTGCCCGAGGAGGTCGCCACCGACGTCTCCATGATGACCCGCACCGGGGTCGTCAGGATCATTCGTTTCGCTTTCGAGATGGCCCGCTCGCGGCCGCGCAAGCTGTTGACCGTGGTGACCAAATCGAACGCCCAGCGCCATGCCATGGTGATGTGGGACGAGATCGCCGCCGAGGTGGCGCGCGACTATCCCGACGTCACCTGGGACAAGATGCTGGTCGACGCCATGACCATGCGCATGACCATGAAACCCGAGACGATCGACACGGTGGTGGCGACCAACCTGCATGCCGACATCCTGTCCGATCTCGCCGCGGCACTCGCCGGCTCGCTCGGCATCGCACCGACCGCCAATCTCAACCCGGAGCGCCGCTTCCCCTCGATGTTCGAGCCGATCCATGGATCGGCCTTCGATATCACCGGCAAGGGCATCGCCAATCCGATCGGCACGTTCTGGACCGCCACGATGATGCTCGAACATCTCGGCGAGAAGCCGGCGGCCGACCGCCTGATGCGGGCGATCGAGCGGGTGACCGCCGATCCGGACCTGCATACGCCCGATCTCGGCGGCAAGGCGACGACGCGCCAGGTGACCGATGCGGTCATCGCATCGATCGGCGCCGACAACGCATAG